One genomic segment of Desulfocapsa sulfexigens DSM 10523 includes these proteins:
- a CDS encoding SET domain-containing protein translates to MIHPDTEVRYINEEKGNGLFATSFIPRGTVTWVLDVLDREIPPEDMAAYDQQIREVLLTYSFRNSKGNYIFCWDNGRYINHSFHANCCLTPYNFEIAIKDINAGEELTDDYGTLNIIEPFTVDSEGGNRNTVYPDDLLHYSKIWDAKIAAAFPELSVVKQPLWKFFSPETQKAVQQVLEGTSPLPSIKSCYYDKSIVE, encoded by the coding sequence ATGATTCATCCTGACACCGAAGTTCGCTACATAAACGAAGAAAAAGGGAACGGACTCTTTGCCACCAGTTTTATTCCCAGAGGAACTGTCACCTGGGTACTCGATGTCCTCGACAGGGAGATCCCCCCTGAAGACATGGCAGCCTATGACCAGCAAATCCGAGAAGTTCTCCTCACCTATTCATTCCGGAACAGCAAGGGGAACTACATCTTCTGTTGGGATAACGGTCGCTACATAAACCACAGTTTTCATGCAAACTGTTGCCTTACCCCCTATAACTTTGAGATTGCTATAAAGGATATCAATGCCGGGGAAGAATTAACAGATGACTACGGTACTCTTAACATCATCGAACCCTTTACAGTTGATTCGGAAGGCGGCAATCGAAACACTGTCTACCCCGATGATCTTCTGCACTACAGTAAAATATGGGATGCAAAAATTGCCGCGGCTTTTCCAGAACTGTCAGTGGTAAAACAGCCTCTGTGGAAGTTTTTTTCCCCAGAAACCCAAAAGGCCGTTCAACAGGTTCTTGAGGGAACCTCCCCACTGCCTTCCATCAAATCCTGCTATTATGATAAGAGCATTGTGGAATAA
- a CDS encoding Na/Pi cotransporter family protein: MDRPMNLFFILLQLGGGLALFMFSINMLSNTLKKVASVRLKNILQKATGNPVKGALTGTVVTFMVQSSSVTVLLLLGLVNSGIMTLRQSIYVILGSEIGTTITAQIIAFKVKMIFYPLIIAGFAMSRLGKKEKVNHIGDTLLYMGMIFLSMKIMADGASPLKEYPFVLKVIADFGVYPLLGIVIGAVLTAVTNSSSATTSLVIAMSMEGIISLDAGIALIIGANIGTCVLELIAAAGTSIAARRTGMAQFIINISGAVLFFPFLEQFAGLIALTASDTPRLIANAHTVFNVTVSLIMMPFVTILMHFLSILIPGKNEEVISSHGLLEEKFLTVPALALYEAEQEVNRMAAVVGESLTQARKTFFENDTNSSGQLTENERAVDIIHEKVGNYLNKINTVMLNEQDRARKRALAHATTDLERIADLAENIAGYASQEKVFFSEAARKELAEFFDNAVQAYMVAANGLKERVKTLDIDVHKMEHQLDALKTEYRNKFLYRQENDQLRPVIDAFYPYVLKDIGRINNHANNISEHVLKMK, translated from the coding sequence ATGGACAGGCCCATGAACCTTTTTTTTATCCTTCTACAATTGGGCGGAGGACTGGCTCTGTTTATGTTCAGTATCAATATGCTGAGCAATACCTTAAAAAAAGTCGCCAGTGTCCGCCTGAAAAACATCCTCCAGAAAGCAACGGGGAACCCGGTAAAGGGCGCTCTCACAGGCACTGTTGTCACCTTTATGGTGCAGAGCTCAAGTGTCACGGTTCTGCTGCTGCTCGGCCTGGTCAATTCCGGAATCATGACTTTGCGGCAGTCCATCTACGTTATTCTCGGTTCTGAAATTGGTACCACCATTACTGCCCAGATAATCGCCTTCAAGGTAAAAATGATATTTTACCCCCTGATAATAGCCGGGTTTGCCATGAGTCGGCTTGGGAAAAAGGAGAAGGTCAATCATATTGGAGATACACTCCTCTACATGGGGATGATCTTCCTTTCCATGAAGATCATGGCCGACGGTGCCTCTCCCTTAAAAGAGTATCCTTTTGTCCTGAAGGTCATAGCAGACTTCGGGGTGTACCCCTTGCTCGGTATTGTGATTGGTGCTGTTCTGACCGCGGTTACCAACAGCAGTTCGGCAACGACAAGTCTTGTGATAGCCATGAGTATGGAAGGCATAATATCCCTTGATGCAGGGATAGCTCTGATCATCGGGGCTAATATAGGCACCTGCGTCCTGGAACTCATTGCAGCGGCAGGTACCAGTATAGCGGCCAGGCGAACAGGAATGGCCCAGTTTATCATCAATATCAGTGGGGCTGTACTCTTTTTCCCGTTTCTTGAACAGTTCGCAGGACTGATCGCCCTGACTGCATCGGATACACCAAGGCTTATCGCCAATGCCCATACTGTTTTCAATGTCACTGTCAGTCTGATTATGATGCCCTTTGTCACCATATTGATGCATTTTCTGAGTATCCTTATTCCGGGAAAGAATGAAGAGGTCATTTCCTCCCACGGTCTCCTGGAAGAAAAGTTTCTCACCGTCCCGGCACTTGCCTTGTACGAGGCGGAACAGGAGGTGAATCGGATGGCAGCCGTTGTCGGTGAATCACTGACCCAGGCCCGAAAAACATTTTTTGAAAACGATACAAACAGCTCCGGGCAGCTCACGGAAAACGAGAGGGCCGTTGACATCATTCATGAAAAGGTGGGCAATTATCTGAATAAAATAAATACCGTCATGCTGAACGAACAAGACAGGGCCAGGAAAAGAGCTCTGGCTCATGCCACGACTGACCTGGAACGGATTGCAGACCTGGCGGAAAATATAGCAGGATACGCCAGCCAGGAAAAAGTGTTTTTTTCAGAAGCAGCCAGAAAGGAGCTTGCAGAGTTTTTTGATAATGCCGTTCAAGCTTACATGGTGGCTGCAAATGGTCTGAAGGAAAGAGTCAAAACCCTGGATATAGACGTTCATAAAATGGAACATCAGCTGGATGCATTAAAAACGGAGTACAGAAATAAATTTTTGTACAGGCAGGAAAATGATCAACTTCGACCTGTCATTGATGCCTTTTACCCGTATGTTCTCAAGGACATTGGTCGGATAAATAATCATGCAAACAATATTTCCGAGCATGTGTTGAAGATGAAATAG
- a CDS encoding MBL fold metallo-hydrolase RNA specificity domain-containing protein, with translation MKITFQGAAKTVTGSKFLIEVNNSRFLLDCGLYQGKRKDSFEMNRETSCNSDTLDAIVLSHAHIDHSGNIPCHVKNGFQGDIFCTSATRDLCAVMLLDSAFLQEKDVEYVNRKRERDGKKPFEPLYTKKDAVASMQYFVGMSYNRKRQILPGVELTLVDAGHMLGSAHVILDIEDMDSGRKTRLVFSGDIGRANIPIIRDPQPITQGADILIMESTYGNRTHPPYPESERELKRIVNETVARGGSLLIPAFAVGRTQQIVYTLHKLFVNGEIPDVPIYVDSPLATRTTDIFRLHPETYDEEIMQFMLEDKNNNPFGFETLKYTSSVDESKNLSSSDKPAIIISASGMMEGGRILHHLKSRAGNPKNTILITGWQAPFTLGRQIVDGKKEVKIFGELYDIRAKVELVTGFSGHADREELLAWAGAMEKKPTQTFIVHGEEESANALATALHDTLGFKTVHIPNPNQSFDI, from the coding sequence ATGAAAATAACTTTCCAGGGTGCAGCCAAAACAGTCACAGGATCAAAATTTCTTATCGAGGTCAACAATTCCAGATTCCTCCTCGACTGTGGCCTCTATCAGGGCAAACGTAAGGATTCCTTTGAGATGAACAGGGAAACTTCCTGCAATAGCGATACTCTTGACGCCATCGTTCTTTCCCATGCCCATATCGATCATTCAGGAAATATCCCCTGCCATGTGAAAAATGGCTTTCAGGGTGATATTTTTTGCACCTCCGCTACCCGTGACCTGTGTGCAGTAATGCTGCTTGACAGTGCCTTTCTCCAGGAAAAAGACGTGGAATACGTGAACCGTAAACGGGAAAGAGACGGGAAAAAACCTTTTGAGCCTCTCTACACCAAAAAAGATGCAGTTGCCTCCATGCAATATTTTGTCGGCATGAGCTACAACCGAAAACGTCAGATTCTGCCGGGTGTTGAATTGACCCTGGTTGATGCCGGACATATGCTGGGCAGCGCCCATGTCATCCTTGACATTGAAGATATGGACAGTGGCAGGAAGACCAGGTTGGTGTTCAGCGGTGACATCGGCCGCGCCAATATCCCCATCATCCGTGACCCGCAACCGATAACACAAGGGGCTGACATCCTGATAATGGAAAGCACCTATGGCAACCGCACCCACCCCCCCTATCCCGAATCGGAAAGGGAGCTGAAAAGAATAGTCAACGAAACAGTGGCAAGGGGGGGGAGCCTGTTAATTCCCGCCTTTGCCGTGGGCCGAACCCAGCAGATTGTCTATACACTGCACAAGCTTTTTGTAAATGGAGAGATCCCCGATGTGCCAATCTATGTGGACAGTCCGCTTGCCACGAGAACAACGGACATCTTTCGCCTCCATCCCGAAACCTACGATGAGGAGATCATGCAGTTTATGCTGGAGGACAAAAATAACAATCCCTTCGGCTTCGAGACACTCAAGTACACGTCATCTGTGGATGAATCAAAAAATCTGAGCAGTTCAGACAAGCCTGCCATTATCATCAGCGCCAGTGGTATGATGGAGGGGGGACGTATCCTGCATCATCTCAAGAGCCGTGCCGGGAATCCGAAAAACACAATCCTTATTACCGGCTGGCAGGCACCCTTTACCCTGGGGCGACAAATTGTCGACGGGAAAAAAGAAGTTAAAATTTTTGGTGAACTGTATGACATCAGGGCTAAGGTTGAACTTGTCACCGGCTTCAGTGGACACGCTGACCGGGAGGAGCTTCTTGCATGGGCTGGAGCCATGGAGAAAAAGCCGACACAAACATTTATTGTTCATGGTGAAGAGGAATCTGCCAACGCGCTTGCCACTGCCCTTCATGACACTCTCGGTTTCAAAACGGTCCATATCCCCAATCCCAACCAGAGTTTTGATATCTGA
- the corA gene encoding magnesium/cobalt transporter CorA yields the protein MKKSYGKISDKAGLPPGSLVHVGQYREDPIRFSWMDYDETGCKEREGNTLTEKTQAPREKNVHWLHLNGVHQPELIRQIGEQHEIHSLTLEDILNTEHRPKLDETDDGFFLIAKMPTLAAEGTISFESVNILLGDFGVATFVTGDQDPFIPIRSRIRNGTGKIRKRDHDYLVYTLLDSVIDCYLVVIEQLQDKILEFEEEVLYNAQPESLLQLQTLQRTILQLRQVVQPMRDMVAKLCRIDDQLINESTRKYFEDVLDHMNAVSANTDHFRELLTSILELHVSMMNTKMNQVVQLLTVFAAIFMPLTFLAGIYGMNFRYMPGLENQYGYFILLLLMVGLAISMIFFFRKRKWL from the coding sequence ATGAAAAAAAGCTATGGTAAAATATCTGACAAAGCGGGACTGCCACCGGGGAGCCTTGTTCACGTCGGTCAGTATAGAGAAGATCCGATACGTTTTTCCTGGATGGATTACGACGAAACCGGCTGTAAGGAAAGAGAAGGAAATACTCTAACAGAGAAAACTCAGGCACCGAGGGAAAAGAATGTTCACTGGCTTCATCTCAATGGCGTCCATCAACCTGAGCTGATCAGACAGATCGGGGAACAACACGAAATTCACAGTCTGACGCTGGAAGATATTCTAAACACCGAACATCGCCCCAAACTGGATGAAACCGACGATGGATTCTTCCTTATTGCCAAGATGCCCACATTGGCTGCAGAAGGAACCATCTCATTTGAATCAGTTAATATTCTTCTTGGTGATTTTGGGGTTGCAACCTTTGTCACCGGTGACCAGGATCCATTCATACCGATACGCTCACGAATACGTAATGGTACCGGTAAGATCAGGAAAAGGGATCATGATTATCTGGTCTATACCCTTCTTGACTCCGTTATAGACTGCTACCTTGTCGTTATTGAGCAGCTGCAGGACAAAATTCTCGAATTTGAGGAGGAGGTCCTGTATAACGCCCAGCCTGAATCATTATTACAGCTCCAGACTCTACAGCGTACCATCCTGCAGCTACGCCAGGTCGTTCAACCAATGAGAGACATGGTGGCAAAGCTTTGCCGTATCGACGATCAACTTATCAATGAATCCACCAGGAAGTATTTTGAAGATGTCCTCGACCATATGAATGCCGTCTCCGCCAATACTGATCACTTCAGAGAGTTGCTGACTTCGATCCTGGAACTCCACGTTTCCATGATGAACACAAAGATGAATCAGGTGGTTCAACTGCTGACTGTCTTTGCCGCCATTTTCATGCCTCTGACCTTTCTCGCTGGTATTTATGGAATGAACTTCAGATATATGCCCGGACTGGAAAATCAATACGGGTATTTTATCCTTCTCCTGCTTATGGTCGGGTTGGCCATATCAATGATCTTTTTCTTCCGCAAACGGAAATGGCTATAA
- a CDS encoding TIGR00341 family protein, giving the protein MRLVEVIALPENLKNLPAIITKLEVRKFWPAGGSQDLAVYRILVEDEKTQELLDALQGVLGPGGNIVLFTPEAVLPQNVPSLETEKKAAAEKTTREELYQEVEKGARYGSNFLLLVTLSTFVASIGLLKDNVAVIIGAMVIAPLLGPNIALALSTALGDTKLLWAAVKANVIGLTLATAIAIVEGYLYPVSFTSHELMARTDVGLDSVALALASGAAAALSLTTGLSSVLVGVMVAVAILPPAATMGIMIGAGQFDLAIGAALLLAVNIVSVNLSAKIVFIFKGIKPRTWLGSERARESTTVYMVLWLVSLAILIAIILMTRGGEG; this is encoded by the coding sequence ATGCGACTTGTTGAAGTGATTGCCTTACCGGAAAATCTCAAAAATCTTCCTGCGATAATTACAAAGCTGGAGGTTAGAAAATTCTGGCCGGCCGGTGGTTCACAGGATTTGGCCGTATACCGGATTCTGGTTGAAGATGAAAAAACACAGGAACTTCTCGACGCATTACAGGGCGTTCTCGGTCCGGGTGGTAATATTGTTCTGTTTACCCCCGAGGCGGTTTTACCCCAGAATGTACCATCACTGGAAACAGAGAAAAAAGCTGCTGCTGAGAAAACAACCAGAGAGGAGCTTTATCAGGAGGTGGAAAAGGGGGCACGTTATGGCAGTAATTTTCTGCTGCTGGTGACCCTGTCTACTTTTGTCGCCTCCATAGGCCTGCTCAAGGATAATGTCGCGGTTATCATAGGGGCGATGGTTATTGCTCCTCTGCTTGGACCTAACATTGCCCTGGCCCTTTCAACCGCCCTTGGCGACACCAAACTTCTGTGGGCTGCTGTAAAGGCGAACGTCATCGGTCTTACTCTGGCCACAGCCATAGCCATTGTGGAAGGATATCTCTATCCTGTTTCCTTCACCAGCCATGAACTTATGGCCCGTACGGATGTAGGGCTGGACAGCGTAGCTCTTGCCCTGGCCTCCGGAGCGGCAGCAGCTCTATCCTTGACCACCGGACTCTCAAGTGTACTGGTGGGAGTGATGGTGGCGGTTGCTATTCTTCCGCCGGCCGCAACCATGGGTATTATGATTGGTGCTGGACAGTTTGACCTCGCTATAGGTGCCGCCCTGCTGCTTGCCGTGAATATTGTCTCTGTGAATCTGTCAGCAAAGATTGTCTTTATTTTCAAAGGGATTAAACCAAGAACCTGGCTTGGCAGTGAAAGGGCCAGAGAATCTACCACCGTTTATATGGTTCTCTGGCTGGTTTCACTGGCTATTCTTATTGCTATTATCCTTATGACAAGGGGTGGTGAGGGCTGA